From the bacterium genome, one window contains:
- a CDS encoding integrase core domain-containing protein produces ETYNNVRPHQALGYLTPNEYIRRWKAAQPATRS; encoded by the coding sequence AGGAGACCTATAACAACGTCCGGCCGCACCAGGCGCTCGGCTACCTGACTCCGAACGAGTACATCCGCCGCTGGAAGGCGGCGCAGCCTGCCACACGCTCATGA